In one Myotis daubentonii chromosome 1, mMyoDau2.1, whole genome shotgun sequence genomic region, the following are encoded:
- the LOC132226688 gene encoding enhancer of rudimentary homolog, which translates to MSHTILLVQPTKRPEGRTYADYESVNECMEGVCKMYEEHLKRMNPNSPSITYDISQLFDFIHDLADLSCLVYRADTQTYQPYNKDWIKEKIYVLLRRQAQQARK; encoded by the coding sequence ATGTCTCACACCATTTTGCTGGTACAGCCTACCAAGAGACCAGAAGGAAGAACTTATGCTGATTATGAATCAGTGAATGAGTGCATGGAAGGCGTTTGTAAAATGTATGAAGAACATCTGAAGAGAATGAATCCCAACAGCCCCTCTATCACATATGATATCAGCCAGTTGTTTGATTTTATTCATGATCTGGCGGACCTCAGCTGTCTTGTTTACCGAGCTGATACCCAGACATACCAGCCTTATAACAAAGATTGGATTAAAGAGAAGATCTACGTGCTCCTTCGTCGACAAGCCCAACAGGCCAGGAAATAG